The following DNA comes from Pseudophryne corroboree isolate aPseCor3 chromosome 8, aPseCor3.hap2, whole genome shotgun sequence.
tagaaaaaatggtggcagtacgaagctggtcaaacaagaccgaaatgagaggcagtgggtatgagtttttaatcgtgatacggttcaattccctgaagtcgatgcagggtcgcaacgaaccgtcctttttacccacgaagaagaaccccgacccaactggagactgtgaaggtctgataaatcccttagccaagttctcctgaatgtactctgccataacctgagtctcaggacgtgacagggagtacaacctgctcttgggaagcttagcatttggcaacaaatcaatggcacagtcataggggcgatggggaggtagtacctctgcaacttttttggagaacacgtccgcaaaatctgcataacaccctggcaatcctggcaaacttagctgcgagagcctgactggaaggctcaagcaactcctgaaacaatcagtaccccaactaagaatctccccagagacccagtcaaattgaggattgtgggcccttaaccaggttaaccccaacaccaatggggcaaaagtacagacagtcacataaaaggacaatttttcagagtgtgtggctccaataaacaaagaaatctggctagtgcaagaggtaattttaccttgggataatggttccccgtttaacccacaaatctcaatttccgatgccaagggtactaagggaacagagtgttttagggcgaattggcggtccataaaaaccccgtcggccccactgtccacaaaggcctcagtcttgacagtttgaccgaggatcttcaaggtcaccggaatgataaaagtcttcttgggaaattctgacttctggcctgacaggatatttcccatcaccctcaggccctgaagttttccggcttttctgggcatgatactaccacatgacctttattcccacagtacaaacacaacccctgctgtctcctccgcgtcttctcacgcgaggagaggcgggtagccccaatctgcataggctcctcagaaaattcctcagagtctgaggttcccttgggaaggaaggaaatctcagtctccctttcaagcctacgctctatcagccgtctatccacccggatggataactgcatgagctgatccaagctatcaggcaagggatattgtaccagttggtcctttatctggttagaaagacctcttcggtactggtgtctcagggctgggtcattccactgggtatcatgggccaacctccgaaactccgtacagtaaacctcaactggccttcgcccttgcttaaggatcgaaatctgagcctcggctgaggccatcttgtcagggtcatcatacaacatgcccagtgccgtaaaaaaagcatcaacacttttaagcgacggacagtcaggctgcaacccatatgcccagacctgtgggtctccttgtagcaaggaaatcactatgcccacccgctgaatctccgacccagaagactgaggcctaagccggaagtatagcttgcagctctccttgaaacaaaagaactgcgagcgatctccagaaaaacgatccgggagatttactttcggctccttaacccctgcaggtgctgctgctgctgcgggagctccgccagcagcctgggaggtgtgcattttaatggacaaatcattaaattgtcgagtcaggacctgcacctgatcgaccacctgttgcaacgtattttgaggggtatgctccatattcccacaaaatttcaacaggagtattaggctgctgaatatgttatgcacaccagtgcctgcaggaaagtactagtgtcagaactgttatgcactccagtgtctgcaggaatgtactggtgtttgaactgttatgcaaaacaaatggactcacagacaaactggggaatatgacataacgtacacagaaggtgatagggtaacaaaatacacacacagtgaacagagaagcccagaggctaaggaactgggtatctcccttgtattagaactgctcagatgtaaaaagcaagatgttgtgttttaatacgtagagaacccgaaatgctgttgctaagggcaacagcaaaaccctaaagggttaccaacgggtgtggcagtaaactccttggtcagagatggaatgatagacacaaggagagcctccacaatcctgattctcacttgcagtgcacaggtttaagcttactgccactaaactgacccctgacacctagcacagtgagacaggattagacaggcaagtgttagaatacagccgcaaacttgctaagttcacagagtaataacagaaccccagcaagctaaatgactgactccagtcttactgctaggtctggattggcagagtgtaataccaaatccccaggcctatttgcagtaagcaacaaacaaatacaaagctacacagtactggctaactttcatgaactgactaaccaacagagattcagcagcatctgcttaccctgaaaagaggccttataaagcaggtgctgtccacgccccactcagacctcacagactgtgagcacaaaaaccagcaccggatcccctgccgtgcacagagcctataaccactgcacagcaaaagacccgaaccggagtatcagctgcgctcaggttactccactagcacttgtctcccggttgccatgacgacgtggcagcacagggcaggagaccctaacagtattgcacttttcagtttttcccaactCTACTGCACTCCTTTCAAGTCACTCTAGTCTGCCaataaatcacttaaacatctccccatttttgcaaagtcagcatttctaaaatccaacacctttgtttttgtgtgacaggagttggatcttgTCTAAACAAAACCAtattgcttgatgatcactggatccaaggtgctcacccacatatatgtctgatatcctgtcaccatttgtaagtaaAAACACCGTCCTCATGCTTGTATAACTGAGTCTATCATCTCACTCTGgcaacacttttcacaccccaagaaagtttgtctgcaaatgtctgtgatctttcttcaatgcaaaatcacctctattaattagctgaacttctgattgcacacctccccctttgccagctgatatagttgtagcatttaagagcaatattatcaaggcctgcaggacttggcctgcatgcatttgtgaagaatgcatttgttaaggatgtattttaaggatgaagttagaaccggagtttgaactggatttggactacactAAAATatctaattaaactagttccccaaacactgcaactcaggactactatgtggcctctcctcacctttgccatgagaacaccaggaccaatgcctactacaatGCCTACTACAAtgcctctgtccaagaacatcatgactgtccccgggactacccctcaagctaatCAGGGACCTGTGGGGCGTgcgcaccaggaccagactttgctgcgtCATTTCCactggacattagtgtgctccccacattctcacaaccACCCGCACtgatctcatgagaccaggacatttataattttttgcaaaataatgttagtacagtttttctgcaaatgtgtgtttttctcttctctttcttcttacagcgtacttccaccccatTGTATGCTATTCCTGTAATTTTtatctccattggttgcacaccctgccagcagtaacctacgcagtgcaccccacATGGGCCTCGAAGGGCTCCTCTATGGGTAGGGTGTGCTTTATttagatctttccatgcagggtatagcatactcctacacatgtcagttttcccatgcatgcatttggcccttgtatggcttatctcacactgtgtaacctttgtagtgcgcccaacatggctgccttatctggtgcgcttgtggttgGGATAAAAaataccacaaaaaattcctagtgtacatgagtacacctggccaataaagctgatcctGAAGAatgaaatctaatattgagtctttgcagtgggctccctcaccaattgcttgagagatgctccctgtaaggaatttagaaatttgccacttgcagCTGAACTTACAAAAGACCCCTTCcactttacatcaggtaaattaaagtctcccatgattatgacttctccctttaaagccattttagtgatgtccaataataggttcctgtccaaatcctgcccctggcctggtggtctatagatcaccccaatgcgaataatgtccttctccctggtttctgtggtgacccaaagggcctcagttttgtcttcagtaTTTTgtattgaagtagcatttatgcttttttcacatacattgctacccctcctcctattcttcccattctatccttcgtaaataaattgtatcctggtatagctatgccccagtcatgattctcattgcaccatgactctgtaattgccacaatatccaggttatcccttgtcattatcgcaaataGCTCTGGAAttgtgtctcctaagctcctagcatttgcacacatagctttaaggatgtctgtgcatctgttattagtagccatgtccaggcagtacaaaataaatgacaattttaaagttgaaattacatgtttggtgatgttgctcagtgtttggtatttttttttttttactaatcaggaatcacactctgcccTTTACACCAtgcctacacctcactaaatgtaaagatatagtacatctgaccacaaatggccaaatgatcaaaggaggtaaacaccagacagcacgcaataataaactatgtttcactgagcaacttccccacacatgcaatgccagttacaagcaaatcattacatcaaaaaacatacatgtgtttgcataagagagaactgtagtgagcagattagggatgtcttttcatagtttaaaaagacagataaaatGCATAAGATGAGTTACAtaattttgaggcattaaggcagtccatatgtggtagtgttggtgtgttcatgtttcccttctgttttccttcagtttaaTGCAGGTATAATGctaattttataataacacttttatgtcatcaCTTCTGCGGAAGCATTACCAGCTGACAGCTACCAGccttatactagactttaaataggaatatttgcaatgtgaatgcaatgattgcaaactcctccaAATACAATCCCACTTTAAAGCTAACACAATAAATTAGCTTAGACAAACAAGCAttacataccaacaaggcagagaaCTGAATCTttacaaagggaaaaaaaacaaatgaaaaactCTTTTTCAATGTACCTAGAACTATGCaagcatggtattcatttgagataatcagcagatgcaatacaaCTTGCTGGTAAGTGTAGTTCCCCGAATCGTTACTTAAAACTatacaatcatggtattcatttgagataatcagcagatgcaatacaaCTTGCTGGTAAGTGTAGTTCCAAGAATCAGTACCTAGaaatatgcaatcatggtattcattagagataatcagcagatgcaatacaaCTTGCTGGTAAATGTAGTTCTACGAATCATTACtagaactatgcaatcatggtattcatttgagataatcagcagatgcaatacaaCTTGCTGGTAAGTGTAGTTCCATGAATCGTTACCtagaactatgcaatcatggtatccatttgagataatcagcagatgcaatacaaCTTGCTGGTAAGTGTAGTTCCACAAATCGTTACCTATTGATTAGAAGGAGTGATGAGGAGTcagttcacaatcgataacagctgatgatataacttatcgCAGGTATAACACtagttttataataacacttttttgtcagcacttctatggaagcactatcaGTCGAGCTACCAGCCTTATACATtaatgcaggggttctcaaactcggtcctcaggaccccacacagtgcatgttttgcaggtaacccagcaagtgcacaggtgtattaattactcactgacccattttaaaaggtccgcaggtggagctaattatttcacttgtgattctgtgaggagacctgcaaaatatgcactgtgtggggtcccgaggaccgaatttgagaacctgtggattaatGTATATGAGCTGCCCATTTGTatcttactgaggttaataatactctaggaacaaaacagGACCaagttatgtgattttagctgtttttgacaatttttgaaaaaaaatccaaatccaaaatcaCTGACTTCGGTTTGGCAAATCAAAATCCAAAACTGGATGATGAATCAGAGTCAAATTTAAaatccagccacacatctctagtatagaTTTTACAGTGCTGAACGTGATAACTGTAAAGGAATCAGCATCCACTGTGTCTCCTAGTTGAAATGATTGAATGCCTTTAACTTATTATGTCTTCACTAAATTAGAACTAAGAGGGTCATATAATCTGATAAGAAAACTGTACTGTAGGTTATGAATGGATAACCACTTTCATAACTAGATATGATGAACTGTTTTCAGGAATATATTGGATCAATTTATTGAAATTTATTGTAGCTTGATGATATAGTTATCTACTATAAAGTTTTGAAGATACATTGGGATAAATATAGCAGCGTGTGAATAGGATGCATCAGTGAGTTCATAGTGACTCTTGGCAATGTTTTAAAGTAACAAACATTTAAAAACCTGTTTGGTTTTGACTTTTAAATGATTGTTACTTTAAAACATCAGCTAGTCTCCCTGGTAACATATCATTCTTCATGaattttttttccagcaaaattAATTGTAGTTCTTCAAAAGATATCCAGCAAACCTGGAGTTCCTGGAAAGGGAGTCATAGTGTAACAATCTGTTCTATGTTCTACAGTACTGGCATGCTTCTTTAAAGAAAGGAGTCTGTATTTTAAAAAAATGGCCTGTGTCATGGAACCCGGGGATTTGACATCCTTGCCCAGGATTGTGGACGGAGAAGCAAGGTTCCATGTCAAAATCCATCAGTGAGCACATGCACAGTTTGTAGATACCTTCTTAGACCCTGAGATGCACCCCCTTTACCTATAAAGGCAGAACTCACCttgcattacagtatgtactaagTAATTAAGTTCCATTCCTGGTTACTGCTCCGAGCTTTGCAAATCACTCTTTAATTTCTGTGATTGATCTCTGTCTTCAAATAAAGTCTTTCCAATTCATCCAAAGACCTGATAACCTGTGTGCAAACCCACCTTGTGTTTTGGTCTTGCTCTGTCTGATAACATGGGTACCAACCTGGCATTTGTACTAGCCTTCCTTTTCCTGATAACTTCTATACTGACCTGACTTGTTTTCTGGATTGTTTTATCTGGTAAGTTCTTTACCTATTAACACACAACAGATTTTGAAAATTAACAAATTGTTTCAACATATCTATTAATACAAATATTCTATTTTCTCAAGGTCATTTATATCAAAAGATCCATGAAGGTGGACACAATCAACCAAACAGTATCTTATTTTATAATTAAAGGGATTTCAGAACTTCCTGCACTCATGGTCCCAACCTTTCTTCTGGTTTTAATCCTTTATCTCTCCATTCTTGGTGGCAACATGACCATTCTTCTCCTGGTCATTCGGGATCATCGTCTACATACTCCCATGTACTTTTTTCTGAGCAACTTGTCCGTCCTGGACATCACTTCTACAACAGTCACTCTACACAAGATCCTTATTGCATTTGTCACAGGAAACAGAACTGTTTCCTTTGCAGGATGTATGGCACATGCATACTTCTTCATGGCCTTGGAGTGTACAGAATTGTTGATACTGGCTGCCATGAGTTATGATCGGTATGTGGCCATCTGCAATCCATTACATTATTACATGGTCATGAGTCCTAAACTCTGTGTACTGTTAGCTTTCTTATGCTGGGTGTCAGGTTTTGTTGAAGTTATACCTCATACATATATTTTATCTAATTACTCCTGTTACACCTCCAATATTGTCAATCACTTTTTCTGTGACGTCTTACCACTTATGAAACTTTCATGTAATGATATATCACTGCTAAAGCTCTGGATTGCCACAGAAGGCGTATTTATTTCAGGTCTCATACCTTTATTTATGACAGTTACACCTTACATTTTTATAATACTTTCTATACTCAAAATTCATTCCAGTACTGGAAGACATAAGGCTTTCTACACATGTTCCTCACACCTCACAGTTGTCATACTTCTCTATGTGACCCTTTACTGCTTATATTTATCACCAACATCAGAAAACTCCTTAGATTCTCACAAACTTTTTTCTCTATTTAACACAGCAGCTGTGCCCTTATTAAACCCTCTCATATACAGCCTGAAAAACGCAGAAGTAAAGTCAGCAATGAAGAGGCTGTTGAAACCTTTGCATATTGACACAATACTTAGATTTTCAGCAAACTCAAAAAACAATTGCCAAACTGTTTTAAAAACGCATCACAATAGAAAGTTCTATTAAATGCAAGCAATTTAATAGTATTTCACAACTTTAGAGATATCTTAAGGAGATCTTTTTGAACCCTGGTACTGGAGGGGACATGGCCAAACATATTAGGGAATGGGAACACCTTGATGTGATTATTAGGGACCTCTGTACAAGCTGTGCCACTACACATTGATGAAATGGGTGGGCTATGCCATCTTTGTGGTGTGGTACCACCTTTATGGCACACCAGGGCCCCTTGACATTACTGGAGTCCAAGTACAATATGTGAAAGCCAATTTGTTTTTGTTGGAACTAACATTATTTGGGAAAATTATTGCCAAAGGTTTTGAAACATGGAATTTTTGGAGTTATAACTTGCCCTTGTTCTCACAGTCAAGCACCAAATATCAAAAGTAATTTTCCAGGATTTCATTTTACCATGTAAAAATAAGGGATGATTGGGGTCTAGTTTCTGAAAACTGAGTCCACATAAACTTCCAGGATCCAATGGAATCCGAGCCATGGCTCGAGTTTTCCTgccaggctcggattccaaatcAAGGAAAAACGTCCGCATCTTAGGCATCAGATCTCACAGGTTATGGATTCAATATACTGTATGTCCCTGTAGTGAGATTTAGGGTGCCATTTCCCAGCAGATGCCGGAAAGCTGTGTGCTGACGACATCTGTGCTGACTCAAACTATttttccactccagtgctgagctgacctatctgaccATCCATTCCAGTGCTGATGAGCTGACCTAAATGTCCACTCCTGCACTGTTGACCATTTACATGTTgagctaatgaccatgtcaaccttttgattatGTCAACCTAAAGCATTTCTAACATTTGGTGttaatctattgactgtctatctagacactgtagatctatagaccacaTACAAAGTGTCACACTGGTGTATTTTTTTGAAACTGCCCGTAGTGAAGCTGCAACCCAGACCTCCATATAGAGCAGCAGTAACCCTTGGTGTACAgcacagtgttttgttttttttgtccctGCCTGTAGTGCAGCCCAGAGCTAATATATTTTTAGCACAACTGGTACTGCtgtaggtgctgtaccccactgcattcacattaaTATAAGCACTACGACTTCACAGGCCATACCCTACTGCATTCACATAaacaatataagcactgtgactcaacAAGCCATGCCCTACTGCATTAACATAAATACTATAGACACTTTGACTCCGTaggccactgcattcacataaataatataagcactgtgactccacaggccatACCCCATTGCATTTAAACAAATATAAGCACTGAGAATCTGCAGTGTGagttatcatttaaaaaaaaaagttcaaataaatGCTACAATACTGTATACTCAGGGGCATTTTTATGAGGAAGGGGCctatgtgcagactctgggtgggctcTCCCTCCCCAGCACGGTGCAGTATGCTCTGGCATTGAGCTGGAGTCTatagcacatgcacaggtctccggtaaCATAGCGCCTGCCATTTTCAAGAGACAAATTTCACTACTGCccatgcgtggtggccattttggttgTGATTTATGCCAGATGCAGTACTCCAGAAGGGTAAGTATTAAaatttgggtgcagtgtgtgtggtgtgggcccccttggatcCCGGGAACGTGTGCACCACACAAATTGCACCCATTCTAGAAACACCAATGAATATACTGaagtttttttttgtacaacttgcatGTGCTGTTCCCCACTGCgtccacataaatataagcactgtgagtctgcaCTGTGAGATGTCATTTTCAAAAAAGTTCAACTAAATAAATACTATAGCTTTTTTGTGCAAATTGTGTGTTCTGTAACCATCTGTGTTCACTTCACATAAGAACTGTAAATTGCCATTTGCAAAAAAAGTTAAAATAGATACGTATTTTTGTGTGCTGTAGGCGCTGTACCACATTGCATTCACATAAGTACAAGCACTGAGttgatatggatcatgatcagtcagtagcagagcaggagcagcaaccaagtagtaGTGCCATGGCAGCTGCCAGTAGTACTACAGTACTACAGAATCTAGTACTGGTGGTCCAGGGGAAGAAAGTTTAGGAAAGTGCACCTAAAATCATAtttcacactgttaaaaaaagGGGTagaataaaagaaaacataaaaaatgaCAAATCAGTGACCCAAAAACAGAAAATTTAGGATGAAGATCAAATTGTGTGTTCACaattccctgaggagagtctaggggtatcTATGCTAGCGGTatatgagtctgacatttctcacactgaggcagatgtattaagcctagaaaagtgataaaaaaaagtgaaaagtggaaggtgataacgcaccagtcagtcagctcctaactgtcatttttcaaaccgataaagattggctggtgtattatcaccttgcacttataacttctttatcacttttccatgtttaatacatctgccccactgtccttgTAGAGAAGCCGCCTTTGCCCCATTCCACCATCTGTACATGtgtggatgagcagtacaagttaaGATGGTGATAATGAGATAATAGAAATTTAGTATTCTCGTGTGGGAGCGGAACAAAACAAGATGGATATTTGTGTACTACagtatctgacactaatgaggaggATGAAGATGTTGATAAtgttacatagaaacacagaattagatggcagataagaaccacttgtactATACATACACTTACAcggtagggttaattttgttggaagccaatcaaCCAAACAAATTTTGTGTGGGAGAAAAATGGAATACCTGggtgaaacccatgcaagcacagggagaatatacaaactccacacagttagggctttagtgggaatcaaacccacaatctcattgctgtgagacagcaatgctaaccattacaccatccatactgttgTTTATGTAAGTCAACCACCACTGGCAGcatttcttgcccatgataaaaagaaagctgtTCTGATGCCTAAGCATAAAACAAACGAAaaaacacctcttgggtgtggcattcatttcacccaaatcctgacaatgtctgtgaaggcatctgctccatttgtgagaccaaagttagtagaggtagggacattaatcaTCTACTGTAGGCACCTCCTTCATGTTAGATCATTTGCAATGAGTTCATTAAATTTATTGTACAAAATTACAATAATTTGTTGTAattaacctcctcattagtgatcggaggtagttTTTCCAAacgaaccaagcacttcagccacacacaaaaatgcagtccctgtcgctgatgtACTCAGTTGCTTAAACTGTGCATGGCCATTTTAATTTTGTAAAAAGGACTATTTTGCTGCACCTGAGCAGAGAAAAAGGCCATACCAGAATACCAGAATGATAAATTGATTGATTGGCTTGAATGGATGCACGCCTCCTCTATTGGCATGGGGTTAGAAGGGAAGTCTTAGGAGATGGAGAGTGTGAGCTGATGCAAGCAAGAGTGCATGTTTGTGTGCCATGTGCCAGCACCGGCATCTATCTCCATCCGCCACCCGCAAAGTTACACTAGCCTGTGTACATGTAGTAGCAGAGAAGACAGAGCTCTGTATGTGAGGTAAGGTATGATATTTTTGTTTTACCAGAGGTCATTGTCTTTTTCTGCATTGGGTGAAAGCATCCAGACTGCACCTGTCACTATTATTTCTCTAAGACAAATTAAACAGTACATGTATGTTCTCATGCCTT
Coding sequences within:
- the LOC134948029 gene encoding olfactory receptor 2AP1-like, whose protein sequence is MKVDTINQTVSYFIIKGISELPALMVPTFLLVLILYLSILGGNMTILLLVIRDHRLHTPMYFFLSNLSVLDITSTTVTLHKILIAFVTGNRTVSFAGCMAHAYFFMALECTELLILAAMSYDRYVAICNPLHYYMVMSPKLCVLLAFLCWVSGFVEVIPHTYILSNYSCYTSNIVNHFFCDVLPLMKLSCNDISLLKLWIATEGVFISGLIPLFMTVTPYIFIILSILKIHSSTGRHKAFYTCSSHLTVVILLYVTLYCLYLSPTSENSLDSHKLFSLFNTAAVPLLNPLIYSLKNAEVKSAMKRLLKPLHIDTILRFSANSKNNCQTVLKTHHNRKFY